Genomic DNA from Leptospira inadai serovar Lyme str. 10:
CTTTTTTCGGTTCCCCGCTTTAATGCAGCTAGATCCTTCATCGCTTCGCCGATGACGACCGGATCGATCATGCTGCCCAGAATTCCTTTGATCTTTTCCCTTTCCCGCAAACCGCTTACCATGTGATTGAGAGCGATCGATAAATTTCCGAATTCGTCGTTCCCGCCCGGCTCGAACTCTACGTTTAAATCTCCTTTTCCCACTTCCTCGGCGTCGCGAATCAAACGTTTGATTTTCTGAACGACTATACCCGATATGAAAATCGCTAAAAAGATGGAGAACCCGCAAATTCCCAATGCGGAAAGTACCGCCCTATCTCGGTTGCTTCGAATGGATTTTAATCCCTCCGTTCTATCGACGATGGTACGAATTAAACCGGAAAAATTGGAGGCAAGTATTACCGTAGGAACATCGTCCACATCCTCCGCCAATAAGGGGGTCGTATCCAATTTCCAAAGGATTTGCTCCGCTTCCGTCCGGCTATTTCCGATGATACCGTCAGGAAATAAAGTTTTCAGCTTTGCAGTCGGGGTTTCGCTTTCTCCGGAATAAATCCAATCTCGTAATGCGTTCCATCGATCCTTGAATAACCGACTCCCGTCGGCCGATTGGATGGATTTTTCGTAATCGGAACCGTCGGGTCGAAAGCGAAGAAGAACTTGGTCTTCTAGAGCGGAATTTCTGGCGGACCCCAAAGCCTCCACTTTCTCCACATCTTCTTCGTTAGGCGGATTATTTCTTCGATAAGTGGCAAACAATAAGTCTCGTTTCCGAACTAAGGAGGAGTAGTTCGCATAATGATTCTTAAATTCCTTATCCTTAAAAGGAGGAATCGGAGGCTTCTTTTCCCTCAAAACCTTAAGCCTTGTTTCTAAAAGAGAAGGAATCCTGCTTAGTTCGGATACGATGGCCCTTTCCTCGTTAAGGTAAGCGCCCCAAGTACCGGGATGTTTCCGAATGGATTCGATCAGTTTGGCTCTTTCGGTCGAAGCCGGATTCCGAAAATGCGGAGAATACAAAGCTTGCAACTCAAGATTCGATTGCTGAAAGGAGTTAGGCGGAATTTCTCCCGTAATTCCGACCTTCTCGACAAGAGTCGAGAGTGCGGTTTTGAGACCGTCCTCCAGTATATTATCAAACGAGATTTCGTTTAACGGAGAATCCGGATCGAAAATTTTCGTATCTAAAGTGGGCTCCGATATTTCCCCGGGTACGATTCCCGTCAAAGCAAAGGTCTGGATTCTAAAACGGCCCGTATCTAATCCTAAATCCTTGATTTTCTTCCGTCGGGAATCCGCCAAAAGCTGAACGATCGCCGAATCCATTTTAGAACGGTGTTTTCGAGCGATTAAAAATTTGCTCTTTACTTCCTCTTCCAATGCGGACAACTCGGTCGGATCCGTTTTTTCCTGATTTTCTTTGATCTCGTACAATCTCTTGCGAAGCAAGGACGCGTCTCGATCGGCAAAAACGAATTTCCTTGCCAAGGATTGTAGCTCGGAAAAATCCTTTTCCCCTACATGCTCGCTTCCGTCCCGTTGAAGCTGCGCCTTAATATTTTTCTCCAGGATTTCGATATCGGCCTTGGAAAGATATTCCGAATAATAGGTGTCGAGCGTCTTACGTACTTTACTTTTTCCTAATGCTCCAAAAAGGCTCGTTTTGATTCCGAACAGGGAGACTTTTTTTTCTTCGACCAACGTTTTCGTGGTTCTGTATTTCTTAAGAGCCTCGGTTTGCTTACTAACGCGATCCCTAAATTCCTCGATCCGGATCAGACTTTGAGAAATATTATCCAGTTCCAAAACGAGGGACGATATATATCGTCTTGAAATGGCGGCCTCCCGTTCATAACTTTCGGTCAGAATCTCGGTCTGTTGGCGCACATATATGAAGGAAAGAATCAGGATGGTTAAGGCGATCAAGCTGCCGGTAAAAAAGGCAAGCTTTGCTCGAATCCCGGAGTAGAGGAGGCGAAAAACTCCGAGCACACTGGCAAGAATACGATTTACTAACCCGCTTCCGATTGCGGAAGAATTCTTGTTCATAGGAAAAAAAAGTCCCTGAAAGGATGCTATGGCAAGCAATATACTTTGGGAAATTTCTTTACCGATTCGATTTTTTCGGATTCTATAGAGAGACTTTAGAAGAGTTTTTCAAAGGTTGCGGTTCGGTAGTCGGAAGTTAAGTAAAAAATATGAGAGCAAGCAGGGCATCGATAATTCCCTTGTCCTTTCACTCTCAAAAACCGGAAACAAATCGGACAGGCGACCATACCTTCCTCTATTTCCTTCTTTTTATCCTGCAATAAGAAGGCTTTTGCTTCCTCGCGGGTTGAAAAAAAGGGAATGAGTACGTCTAGGCCGAGCTTTTTCCAATCTTCGACCAATGCAGTAGGTAAAAAGCAGACCGAGAATTTGGATTGAGGGTGATTCGTCACCGAATTCTTGAGCAGGATCAACCCTTCTTGGTCCCAGGCAGTCAGCCCGCCCGCATCCAATAAAATTCGATGAATTTCCGACGATAGGACTTGCTCTATCTTTTCTTGAAAGGAGGTCCCAAGTACCGAATCGAGTTTGCCCTGAAGATTGACAATTAATTCTTTCACAGGTGGCACTCAGGAGAATCGATAAGATCCGGGTTTTCCGCAACCGAAAAAACCCAAAAAGGTTGGACTTTTACCATTTAGCGATATTTTTTTCCTTAATGGAACATTGGAATCGCCGGACCTTGATATTCCCTCTGGACCTTTGCTTTATGGTCCTGTCCTACTTTTTGGCACATTTAATTCGATTCGAATCCTTGTCCTTCCTGCAAAAACCGGACACCTTTCTAATCCCTCTTGTGATCGTAGTCGCATGTCGATCGGTCGTATTCTTATTTTCGAATATTTATCGTTCCATCTGGGCTTACGCTTCGATTCATGACCTTCTGGAAATCATTAAAATCACGGTCCTTTCCTCCTTTATCGCGACCACCGTGTTGCTCTTCTACAACCGCTTCGACCAGATGTCGCGAATGGTCCCGGTTCTAGACACCATTCTTTTGCTAAGTTTCCTATGTCTCAGAAGCCTTTCCTGGCGAATCTTTCGGGACCAGTATATCATCCGAAAGACCAGGGAGCACGGAG
This window encodes:
- a CDS encoding STAS domain-containing protein, whose translation is MKELIVNLQGKLDSVLGTSFQEKIEQVLSSEIHRILLDAGGLTAWDQEGLILLKNSVTNHPQSKFSVCFLPTALVEDWKKLGLDVLIPFFSTREEAKAFLLQDKKKEIEEGMVACPICFRFLRVKGQGNYRCPACSHIFYLTSDYRTATFEKLF
- a CDS encoding adenylate/guanylate cyclase domain-containing protein, which encodes MNKNSSAIGSGLVNRILASVLGVFRLLYSGIRAKLAFFTGSLIALTILILSFIYVRQQTEILTESYEREAAISRRYISSLVLELDNISQSLIRIEEFRDRVSKQTEALKKYRTTKTLVEEKKVSLFGIKTSLFGALGKSKVRKTLDTYYSEYLSKADIEILEKNIKAQLQRDGSEHVGEKDFSELQSLARKFVFADRDASLLRKRLYEIKENQEKTDPTELSALEEEVKSKFLIARKHRSKMDSAIVQLLADSRRKKIKDLGLDTGRFRIQTFALTGIVPGEISEPTLDTKIFDPDSPLNEISFDNILEDGLKTALSTLVEKVGITGEIPPNSFQQSNLELQALYSPHFRNPASTERAKLIESIRKHPGTWGAYLNEERAIVSELSRIPSLLETRLKVLREKKPPIPPFKDKEFKNHYANYSSLVRKRDLLFATYRRNNPPNEEDVEKVEALGSARNSALEDQVLLRFRPDGSDYEKSIQSADGSRLFKDRWNALRDWIYSGESETPTAKLKTLFPDGIIGNSRTEAEQILWKLDTTPLLAEDVDDVPTVILASNFSGLIRTIVDRTEGLKSIRSNRDRAVLSALGICGFSIFLAIFISGIVVQKIKRLIRDAEEVGKGDLNVEFEPGGNDEFGNLSIALNHMVSGLREREKIKGILGSMIDPVVIGEAMKDLAALKRGTEKRVTAFFSDVAGFSAISEKLSSVELAELLNEYLSAMTLILKEHEGVLDKYIGDAIVGIFNAPVDVDQHCIKATKASLRMLAKLEDLRKTWNKEHRYIPEARDMNIRIGLNTGLAKVGFMGTDALASYTMMGDTVNLAARLEAAGKDYGVSILVSDSVYEEIKNQIVTRKLDLVRVKGKNEPVVLYEAVAEIGDKIPPSLKESVGLYEEGLNLYLDRKWDQAIRKFQESQTAKGQSDKAVLLLTDRCKEYKLNPPASDWDGVYTRDHK